In Microcoleus sp. FACHB-68, the following are encoded in one genomic region:
- a CDS encoding DUF2157 domain-containing protein, whose protein sequence is MSLQPERSIRIELNIQAEHPELLEGLDLWLRLGLISDAQVKQLCRQYLTCGLAYQPVVVPAEKERDITVEEAPPPAKRRTPQPVHSLMAELSVRWLLFLGVFMVVVSSGLLAASQWERFPAFGQYGVLLAYTLVFWAVSYWANRQRNLQLTAQTLQLVTLLLVPVNFWAMDGFRLWNNPLEWLTVAIATASLTGITVLLLKNQPNASRLALINTLGLSYLHWGWKLPALPVPLIAVYAGTVGTSLATFYQYRRISPQTPEPPAGTEEQASNNIQKYALTGAAVVAYALTILLFRAIFVARVPVNQLGLAIGICGWLFAWLSQQETTNLTPSPSPRLAPWEQMGAILMLIGWLVAVMTEPWQAFGVSGLLLWFLTSRLRRHWQQDDLTGIYIIGLQSVWLAWRLIPEATQQWAIATGTQLAGIPADAPWALLSLALFPYLIFMVWVTDWLRRRQKLPLARFSEQLALIFGTCLTLLSLPSALLRTLNLVASTLTLAVLTCRQTPTRVVPVYLTHIAGLLTICSAIDWIWPNLSLGVWATILLGLAIAEWLVSLYSESKIGNEESSEQNLSLFINKNSSWYLGLVLAGISYFLLLNNYSNFLNNIGNSDPEWGLVWLIAPLALTGIASRLNTSRRPISAWLSTSALFMAQILTVQMPATRLIGLGVATGLMFLNTRYLRQLSAAIITLGFGLSFFYARLYEGIAGFARLTANGWFVTVAGTFAVLWLLRSLLLLASPPKIEGEKPSLTAIYAPAADAWAIVLGGVELLILTFHSFAVYWKWLDPSVLVLIAAGITLAAIFYRGWRQPSNWMLYSFGWGLEVLAAETLGFFGREVIHLAIANIALGLIFQLIGDWWQRRAGTENFPSSWHILPLLYGGLGALLRWGIFANWTGLTSLGLALIAIGVGRRTQKLKFLVYLGLIGASVSAYEILEYRISSLPAGDQLIAMAALGTSILYTYRVLNFWLSDYLRLSREELKFFAHLHWAISSCFLLLAISYPITSYDLVGLGAGIVLTRYAIMQGRDNSSLVQAESWVYLGILEAAGIGIYMSNKLQLAALLLPWAAAIAAAISCFLYALPWENWGWPKRPWLRSAVVIPTATALYSSPTINPTSLLLVAGFYLFLAQLNRQIRITYLSVFFINWALLRWFVTLNLTDVLAYTTPPALSLLYLAQVDPSLKSVEQRELRHILRLLGTGTICFVALFTSNWFVCGVLSVVAIFAGLTLRIRAFLYVGTVTFLLNAINQLVILSLDYSFMKWIIGLLVGIAFISIAANFETRREQIVAFVQNWIEELQEWQ, encoded by the coding sequence ATGTCACTTCAACCTGAGCGCTCCATCAGAATTGAACTCAACATCCAAGCCGAGCACCCAGAGTTATTAGAAGGTTTGGATTTGTGGCTGCGTCTGGGGCTGATTTCTGATGCCCAAGTGAAGCAGTTGTGCCGGCAGTATCTCACCTGTGGATTAGCCTACCAGCCTGTCGTTGTGCCGGCAGAAAAAGAAAGAGACATAACGGTAGAGGAAGCGCCGCCTCCAGCGAAACGCCGCACGCCGCAACCTGTACACTCACTGATGGCAGAACTCAGCGTCCGGTGGCTGCTGTTTCTGGGCGTTTTCATGGTGGTGGTGTCTTCAGGGTTGCTTGCCGCTAGTCAGTGGGAACGCTTTCCGGCATTTGGGCAATACGGCGTTTTGCTGGCTTATACTTTAGTGTTTTGGGCGGTCAGCTACTGGGCAAACCGGCAGCGAAATTTACAGTTAACCGCTCAAACCTTGCAACTCGTTACCCTCCTCTTAGTGCCGGTGAATTTTTGGGCGATGGATGGGTTTCGGTTGTGGAATAATCCCCTGGAATGGCTAACCGTTGCCATTGCGACGGCTTCTCTCACCGGCATCACGGTTTTGCTGCTGAAAAATCAACCCAATGCTTCCCGTCTTGCCCTGATTAATACGTTGGGACTCAGTTACCTGCACTGGGGTTGGAAATTGCCGGCACTTCCCGTTCCCCTGATTGCCGTTTATGCCGGTACAGTCGGAACTTCCCTCGCCACATTTTATCAATACCGGCGCATTTCTCCTCAAACCCCAGAACCTCCTGCCGGCACTGAGGAACAAGCTTCTAACAATATCCAAAAATATGCCCTAACTGGGGCAGCCGTCGTCGCTTATGCCTTAACAATTTTACTGTTCCGGGCGATATTTGTAGCCCGCGTGCCGGTCAATCAGTTGGGGTTAGCGATAGGCATTTGCGGTTGGCTGTTTGCATGGCTATCTCAGCAGGAAACCACCAACCTCACCCCCTCACCTTCTCCCCGTCTTGCCCCGTGGGAACAGATGGGTGCCATTTTAATGCTGATAGGCTGGCTGGTTGCTGTTATGACAGAACCCTGGCAAGCGTTTGGCGTGAGTGGGCTGTTGTTGTGGTTTTTAACCAGTCGTTTGCGCCGGCATTGGCAGCAGGATGATTTAACCGGCATTTACATCATTGGCTTGCAAAGCGTTTGGCTAGCTTGGCGGTTAATTCCAGAGGCAACCCAGCAATGGGCGATCGCCACCGGCACCCAGTTAGCCGGCATTCCCGCAGATGCGCCTTGGGCTTTATTGAGCCTCGCCCTGTTTCCCTATCTAATTTTCATGGTGTGGGTGACAGATTGGCTGCGCCGCCGGCAGAAATTGCCACTTGCCCGCTTTAGCGAACAGCTAGCACTGATATTTGGGACTTGTTTAACGCTGCTGAGTTTACCCTCTGCCTTATTGCGAACGCTCAATTTAGTGGCTTCGACACTCACTTTGGCAGTTCTGACTTGCCGGCAGACGCCCACTAGAGTCGTGCCGGTGTACCTCACCCATATTGCCGGTTTATTAACCATTTGTTCAGCAATTGATTGGATTTGGCCAAATCTCAGTTTAGGCGTTTGGGCGACCATTTTATTAGGGTTGGCAATTGCTGAATGGTTAGTCAGTTTGTATTCAGAATCAAAAATTGGAAATGAAGAATCCAGCGAGCAAAATCTATCTCTATTTATTAATAAAAACAGTAGTTGGTATCTAGGATTAGTGCTTGCCGGCATCAGTTATTTTTTACTTCTCAATAATTACTCTAACTTCCTTAACAACATTGGGAACAGCGATCCAGAATGGGGTCTTGTTTGGCTGATTGCGCCCCTTGCGCTTACGGGGATTGCCAGCCGGTTAAACACATCCCGACGCCCAATTTCTGCGTGGTTGAGTACATCTGCCTTATTCATGGCACAAATCCTCACAGTACAGATGCCGGCAACCCGATTAATTGGTTTGGGTGTCGCCACCGGCTTGATGTTTCTCAACACGCGATATTTAAGGCAATTAAGCGCTGCTATTATCACCCTAGGATTTGGGCTGAGTTTCTTTTACGCCCGACTTTATGAAGGCATTGCCGGTTTTGCCCGACTAACAGCAAATGGCTGGTTTGTTACTGTTGCCGGCACCTTTGCTGTTTTATGGCTATTACGGAGTTTACTGCTCCTCGCCTCTCCTCCAAAAATCGAAGGAGAAAAACCTTCACTCACGGCAATTTACGCACCGGCAGCAGATGCTTGGGCGATTGTATTGGGTGGTGTTGAGCTGTTAATTTTGACGTTTCACTCGTTTGCAGTTTACTGGAAATGGCTCGATCCGAGTGTTCTGGTTTTGATTGCTGCCGGTATTACGCTAGCTGCAATTTTCTATCGTGGCTGGCGGCAACCTTCCAACTGGATGCTTTACAGTTTTGGTTGGGGTTTAGAAGTTTTGGCAGCAGAAACCCTTGGCTTTTTTGGGCGTGAGGTGATTCATTTAGCGATTGCGAATATCGCTTTGGGTTTGATTTTCCAATTGATAGGAGATTGGTGGCAAAGACGTGCCGGCACAGAAAATTTTCCCAGCAGTTGGCACATTTTGCCCCTGCTATATGGCGGTTTGGGTGCGCTATTACGTTGGGGAATTTTTGCAAACTGGACGGGTTTAACGTCTTTGGGTTTAGCCTTAATTGCCATTGGTGTGGGACGCCGGACTCAAAAACTCAAATTTTTAGTTTACTTGGGTTTAATTGGGGCGTCGGTTTCTGCCTATGAAATTCTGGAATATCGAATTTCATCCCTGCCTGCCGGTGATCAATTAATCGCAATGGCTGCTTTAGGAACAAGCATTTTATATACTTATCGCGTACTGAATTTTTGGTTGAGCGATTATTTGCGTTTAAGCAGAGAGGAACTGAAGTTTTTCGCACATTTGCATTGGGCAATTAGCAGTTGCTTCTTGCTTTTAGCTATCAGCTATCCGATTACATCTTACGATTTGGTGGGATTAGGTGCCGGCATTGTTTTAACGCGCTACGCGATTATGCAAGGGCGCGACAACTCTAGTTTAGTTCAGGCGGAAAGCTGGGTTTATTTAGGGATTTTAGAAGCTGCCGGCATCGGAATTTATATGAGCAATAAGCTGCAACTAGCAGCACTATTGCTTCCGTGGGCTGCTGCGATTGCTGCTGCAATTTCTTGTTTTCTCTACGCCTTACCTTGGGAAAATTGGGGCTGGCCAAAAAGACCGTGGTTGCGTTCCGCAGTTGTCATTCCAACCGCAACGGCATTATATAGCAGTCCCACAATTAATCCAACCAGTTTGTTGTTAGTGGCTGGATTTTATCTTTTCCTGGCGCAACTAAATCGGCAAATTCGCATTACCTATCTCAGTGTCTTTTTTATCAATTGGGCGCTGCTTCGCTGGTTTGTGACGTTAAATCTCACCGATGTTTTAGCCTATACAACTCCACCCGCGCTTTCCTTACTTTATCTCGCCCAAGTCGATCCAAGTTTAAAATCAGTAGAACAAAGAGAATTGCGCCACATCCTGCGACTGCTGGGCACCGGCACGATTTGCTTTGTGGCTTTATTCACTTCTAATTGGTTTGTCTGTGGTGTATTGAGTGTTGTGGCAATTTTTGCAGGGTTAACCTTAAGAATCCGGGCTTTTTTATATGTCGGAACTGTAACTTTTTTACTCAACGCAATTAATCAGTTAGTCATTCTCAGCTTAGATTATTCGTTTATGAAATGGATCATCGGTTTGCTCGTTGGCATTGCTTTTATTTCCATTGCTGCCAATTTTGAAACGCGCCGGGAGCAAATTGTCGCTTTTGTCCAGAATTGGATTGAGGAATTACAAGAATGGCAGTAA
- a CDS encoding RNB domain-containing ribonuclease: protein MDKGTLIEFRLHGERRLAVAECPDGKKNWKVTDEQGLSHSIPPRQLSYEVKGATYKPSEIALFKKEIQPYLDPSSLEVAWEFLVEENQSVEPAEMAQLLFSDQTPAQCYAAYYLLSEDKLYFKQKGDRYEPRSAVMVAELKHQQEVEKQRQQEWQEFLERVQHRLCGKLVEWQSSDRVRIEALERVAVLGDEASHRAPALETLAALKRPETPQGAFQLLVDLGQWTVHENLSLRRSQTPTHFSTKVLDVAQSCLNSPPPDPDTNRLDLTHLKVYTIDDESTQEIDDGLSLEYLEDGRERLWVHIADPTRLLSPGDDLDLEARRRSTTLYLPTGMIPMFPPELATGPMSLVQGRICYALSFGIILDETGGVREYTIHPSSIKPTYRLTYEDVDEMLHLDLRTEPEISAIAQWAKRRQTWRLSQGAISISMPEAIIKVHEDDITIDVMEDSPSRHLVAEMMILAGEVAARYGQTHSLALPFRHQPQPELPSDEELILLPAGPVRACAIRRCMPRSEMSITPARHASLGLDTYTQVTSPIRRYTDLLAHFQLKAHLRGDPLPFSAEQMQELVMSVSAAVKEATSVERQTQRYWGLEYLRRHTNEVWQALVLRWLREDDNLGLILLEELGLELAWRFPRSVTLGERLEIKVSYADPRKDEIHFQELVAQPAQHAAH from the coding sequence GTGGACAAAGGAACGCTGATCGAATTTCGGCTGCACGGAGAGCGTCGGCTCGCTGTGGCAGAATGTCCAGATGGGAAAAAGAACTGGAAAGTAACCGACGAACAGGGTCTATCCCACAGCATTCCTCCCCGACAGCTCAGTTATGAAGTGAAAGGGGCGACTTACAAACCTTCAGAAATTGCCCTTTTTAAAAAAGAAATCCAGCCCTATCTAGACCCATCTAGTTTAGAGGTGGCTTGGGAATTTTTAGTTGAAGAAAATCAGTCAGTGGAGCCGGCAGAAATGGCTCAACTGCTATTTTCCGATCAAACGCCGGCTCAGTGCTACGCGGCTTATTATTTATTGTCTGAAGATAAACTTTATTTCAAGCAAAAAGGCGACCGTTACGAACCGCGCTCAGCGGTTATGGTGGCCGAACTAAAACACCAGCAAGAAGTAGAAAAGCAGCGGCAGCAAGAGTGGCAAGAATTTTTAGAGCGGGTACAACACCGGCTCTGTGGAAAACTGGTGGAGTGGCAAAGCAGCGATCGCGTTCGCATTGAAGCCCTAGAAAGGGTTGCGGTATTAGGAGATGAAGCTTCTCACCGCGCTCCCGCCCTAGAAACACTAGCAGCATTGAAACGCCCCGAAACTCCTCAAGGGGCTTTTCAGCTTTTGGTAGATTTAGGACAGTGGACTGTGCACGAAAATTTATCTTTACGGCGCAGTCAAACTCCGACTCACTTTTCTACCAAGGTGCTGGATGTGGCTCAAAGTTGTTTGAATTCTCCGCCTCCCGATCCTGACACAAATCGGCTGGATCTGACCCATCTTAAGGTGTACACCATCGACGATGAAAGCACCCAAGAAATTGATGATGGGTTGAGTCTGGAATATTTGGAGGATGGGCGAGAACGCTTATGGGTTCATATCGCCGATCCAACTCGGTTGCTGTCGCCTGGGGATGACTTAGATTTGGAAGCGCGCCGGCGCAGCACTACATTGTATCTGCCCACCGGCATGATCCCAATGTTCCCCCCAGAATTGGCAACCGGCCCAATGAGTTTGGTGCAGGGACGCATTTGTTATGCGCTCAGTTTTGGCATCATTTTGGATGAAACAGGGGGCGTGCGGGAATACACCATTCACCCAAGCTCAATCAAACCGACTTATCGGCTCACCTACGAAGATGTGGATGAGATGCTGCATCTGGATCTGCGAACAGAACCAGAAATCTCTGCAATTGCTCAGTGGGCAAAACGCAGACAGACATGGCGGTTATCCCAAGGGGCGATCAGCATCTCCATGCCCGAAGCCATCATTAAAGTTCATGAGGACGATATCACCATTGACGTGATGGAAGACTCGCCCTCACGGCATCTGGTGGCAGAAATGATGATTTTAGCCGGCGAAGTGGCAGCTCGTTACGGTCAGACCCACAGCTTGGCCCTGCCGTTCCGCCATCAACCCCAACCGGAACTGCCTTCAGATGAAGAACTAATTCTGCTGCCGGCAGGGCCAGTGAGAGCTTGTGCGATTCGCCGGTGTATGCCCCGTAGCGAGATGAGTATCACACCGGCACGTCACGCGAGTTTGGGTTTAGATACTTATACTCAAGTCACCTCGCCCATTCGCCGGTATACCGACCTGCTCGCTCACTTTCAACTAAAAGCTCACCTGCGCGGCGATCCCCTGCCCTTTTCGGCAGAACAGATGCAAGAGTTGGTGATGAGTGTGAGTGCGGCTGTGAAAGAGGCAACCTCAGTGGAACGTCAAACCCAACGTTATTGGGGCTTGGAATACCTGCGCCGGCACACAAATGAAGTTTGGCAGGCATTGGTGCTGCGCTGGCTCAGAGAAGACGATAATTTAGGGCTGATTCTGTTAGAAGAATTAGGCTTAGAGTTGGCTTGGCGTTTTCCCCGTTCTGTGACACTGGGCGAACGCTTAGAAATCAAGGTGAGCTACGCAGATCCGCGCAAAGACGAGATTCACTTCCAAGAATTAGTCGCTCAGCCGGCGCAGCACGCAGCTCACTAA
- the rpsR gene encoding 30S ribosomal protein S18 has product MAYFRRRVSPIKPGDPIDYKDVDLLRKFITERGKILPRRITGLTAKQQRDMTQAIKRARLIALLPFINQEG; this is encoded by the coding sequence ATGGCTTATTTCCGCCGCCGTGTTTCCCCCATTAAACCTGGCGATCCGATTGATTACAAAGATGTCGATTTGCTGCGTAAATTTATCACAGAGCGTGGGAAAATTTTGCCACGCCGCATTACAGGTTTGACAGCCAAACAACAGCGAGACATGACACAAGCAATCAAGCGGGCTAGGCTGATTGCTTTATTGCCCTTCATCAACCAAGAAGGATAA
- the rpmG gene encoding 50S ribosomal protein L33, which yields MAKGVRIIVTLECTECRSNPDKRSAGVSRYTTTKNRRNTTARLELKKFCTHCNKHTEHKEIK from the coding sequence ATGGCTAAGGGTGTCCGCATAATCGTAACCTTGGAATGCACCGAGTGCCGCAGCAACCCAGACAAGCGTTCTGCCGGCGTCTCTCGGTACACCACCACCAAAAACCGCCGCAACACGACGGCTCGTCTAGAACTGAAAAAGTTCTGCACACACTGCAACAAACACACCGAACACAAAGAAATTAAGTAG
- a CDS encoding RDD family protein, with product MQTEPLYTRLPKVPMWRRACALFVDILPVWLLSSLLVNSFILDFLVWLGLRVLLVSANQGQSLGRWAFDMKVVDERFGKSPGLLELTKREVLTGIGASLAVFGVTNLNPSTAQYLLLIVPLLLDCSLAYFDPMRKQAFHDRFAATMVVSTRRGYSLDIKVKKWVAQLRRFVKQ from the coding sequence ATGCAAACCGAACCTCTCTACACCCGCTTGCCCAAAGTTCCGATGTGGCGACGGGCGTGTGCCCTGTTCGTCGATATCCTGCCGGTTTGGCTGCTCAGTTCGCTACTGGTCAATAGTTTTATTCTTGACTTTCTGGTTTGGCTGGGGCTAAGAGTGCTACTGGTGTCGGCAAATCAGGGGCAAAGTCTGGGACGCTGGGCATTTGACATGAAGGTGGTAGACGAACGTTTCGGGAAGTCACCCGGACTGCTAGAGTTAACCAAGCGGGAAGTCCTCACCGGCATTGGAGCTAGCTTGGCCGTGTTTGGTGTTACCAACCTCAATCCCTCAACGGCCCAATACTTGCTGCTAATCGTTCCTTTGCTGCTCGATTGTAGTCTCGCTTACTTCGACCCCATGCGAAAGCAGGCATTTCATGATCGCTTTGCCGCTACGATGGTGGTGTCAACACGCCGGGGTTACTCGCTGGATATTAAAGTTAAAAAATGGGTTGCTCAGTTGCGCCGTTTTGTGAAACAATAG
- a CDS encoding Uma2 family endonuclease, with product MTVSILASTQIEYPDEDGLPMAESDFQRDYLMAAVKLLEIHFQNRPDVYVSGNLFIYYEEGNPQSVVAPDTFVVIGVEKCQRRSYKTWENGDKTPDFVLEITSMSTRSQDQGAKKGIYAFLGVREYFQYDPTGDYLDPQLQGLHLVEGNYFPMPQTSLPDGTSSVSSEVLGLDLRVLPDGKLRFYNPTTGEFLLTHEETEQARREAEAARQEAQERAQRLAAKLQELGIDPDAL from the coding sequence ATGACAGTCTCAATTCTCGCCTCAACCCAAATTGAATACCCCGATGAAGATGGCTTACCAATGGCTGAAAGTGATTTCCAGCGCGATTATTTAATGGCTGCTGTTAAATTGCTGGAAATTCACTTCCAGAACCGGCCTGATGTTTACGTTTCTGGAAATCTCTTTATTTACTACGAAGAAGGAAATCCCCAGTCGGTTGTCGCTCCCGATACTTTTGTTGTTATTGGGGTGGAAAAATGCCAGCGCCGTTCCTACAAAACTTGGGAAAATGGGGACAAAACCCCTGATTTTGTGCTAGAAATCACGTCAATGAGTACCCGCAGTCAAGACCAAGGCGCGAAAAAAGGTATTTATGCTTTTTTAGGGGTACGAGAGTATTTTCAGTACGATCCAACCGGCGATTATCTTGATCCTCAACTTCAGGGACTACATCTGGTTGAAGGCAATTATTTTCCAATGCCTCAAACAAGTTTGCCAGATGGGACAAGTTCGGTATCCAGTGAAGTTTTAGGGTTAGATTTGCGAGTTTTGCCAGATGGTAAACTTCGCTTTTACAATCCGACAACAGGTGAATTTTTGCTCACCCATGAAGAAACTGAGCAGGCGCGACGGGAGGCTGAGGCAGCGCGGCAGGAGGCTCAAGAGCGAGCGCAGCGATTAGCCGCTAAACTGCAAGAGTTGGGAATCGATCCAGATGCACTTTAA
- a CDS encoding succinate dehydrogenase/fumarate reductase iron-sulfur subunit, translating into MQVRFKVVRQNQNSSPRIQTYTLEVEPGNTILDCLNRIKWEQDGTLAFRKNCRNTICGSCSMRIDGRSALACKENVGSELARLQQIANQAAQVPAQEGQDALLKNKGGQDAPPRTPADGIPEITIAPMGNMPVVKDLVVDMASFWDNLQAVDPYVSTGARQVPEREFLQTPEERAQLNQTGNCILCGACYSECNAREVNPQFVGPHALAKAYRMVADSRDGQTESRLEQYNQGTAGVWGCTRCYYCNAVCPMEVAPMDQIGKIKQEILERKTAQDSRQIRHRKVLINLVKEGGWIDERKFGLQVVGNSFRDIKGLASLGPLGLRMLAKRKFPLSFEPSEGAAVVRSLIESVQSLEQQSAQESQETPEKL; encoded by the coding sequence ATGCAAGTTCGTTTTAAGGTCGTTCGACAAAATCAAAATTCCTCTCCTCGCATTCAGACTTACACGCTGGAGGTGGAACCGGGCAATACAATTTTAGATTGCCTCAATCGCATTAAGTGGGAGCAAGATGGAACCCTAGCGTTTCGCAAAAATTGCCGCAACACCATCTGCGGCAGCTGTTCCATGCGAATTGATGGGCGCTCCGCGCTAGCCTGTAAGGAGAATGTGGGCAGCGAACTCGCGAGATTACAGCAAATTGCAAATCAGGCTGCCCAAGTGCCGGCACAGGAAGGACAGGATGCCCTCCTCAAAAACAAAGGCGGGCAAGATGCACCCCCCAGAACACCGGCAGACGGCATCCCAGAAATTACCATCGCGCCAATGGGCAATATGCCGGTGGTTAAGGATCTGGTCGTGGATATGGCCAGTTTCTGGGATAACCTCCAGGCAGTCGATCCGTATGTCAGCACCGGCGCACGACAAGTTCCAGAACGTGAGTTCCTGCAAACCCCAGAGGAACGGGCACAACTGAATCAAACCGGCAATTGCATTCTCTGCGGTGCCTGTTATTCCGAGTGCAACGCCCGCGAAGTCAATCCACAGTTTGTCGGTCCTCACGCCCTCGCGAAAGCTTACCGGATGGTGGCAGACTCCCGCGATGGCCAGACAGAAAGCCGGTTGGAACAATACAACCAAGGCACCGCCGGCGTCTGGGGTTGTACCCGCTGCTATTACTGCAACGCCGTCTGTCCGATGGAAGTCGCACCAATGGATCAAATCGGCAAAATCAAACAAGAAATTCTTGAGCGCAAAACCGCCCAAGATAGCCGGCAAATCCGCCACCGCAAAGTATTAATCAATCTCGTCAAAGAAGGTGGTTGGATCGATGAGCGCAAGTTCGGTTTGCAAGTTGTCGGGAACAGTTTCCGTGATATCAAAGGATTAGCCAGCCTCGGCCCATTAGGGTTGCGGATGTTGGCAAAACGCAAATTTCCTTTATCATTTGAACCGTCGGAAGGAGCAGCGGTTGTGCGATCGCTGATTGAATCCGTACAAAGTTTAGAGCAACAGTCGGCTCAAGAAAGTCAAGAAACCCCTGAAAAACTATGA
- a CDS encoding chlorophyll a/b-binding protein — translation MKPETPSAPAPTQTESYNQPEPAFGWTAYAEQINGRFAMLGFVALLVLEFFTRQDFFTWLGLR, via the coding sequence ATGAAGCCAGAAACACCGTCCGCGCCGGCACCCACTCAAACCGAATCTTATAACCAACCTGAACCGGCCTTTGGCTGGACTGCCTATGCAGAGCAAATTAACGGGCGATTTGCCATGCTAGGATTTGTGGCGCTTCTGGTGCTGGAATTTTTCACCCGTCAAGATTTCTTCACGTGGCTGGGGCTACGCTAA